CTTTTGCGCTTTTACCGGGGCGTATCGTTGCGGGCGCGGGGGGCATTGGGCCGTCCGGGTGCCAGGAGCAGCACCATAAGCAGCAGCACGACCGCGCCCGACCAGCCCCGCCTGCACGGGGTGGCGGAGCTGCCCATCAGAACGTAATGTTGCTGTGCAGGCCAAAAATGGCCTCGTTGCCCACGCGGCGGTTATAGCTCACGCCATAATCCGGCACGCCGCCCGAGGGGTTCCATACGTACTGGAAGTCAGGCTGCATCACCATCCATGGCGTGACCTGCGCCTGATAGGTCAGTTCAAGGTGGTTTTCATTGCCCTGCACGGGGGTGTAGGCGCTCAGGGCCGAGTTGCGGTCGAACTGCCGCTCGCCCGAGCTTGCCCGGCCAATGCCCCAGCCCAGCCCGATCGTGTCATTGTCGCGGCCCCTGAACGGGGCCTTGAGGTTCAGGCCCGCATCAATGGCGAAGCTGATCAGGTTGCGATCCCCGCTATTGCCGGTGGCGCGCACGAACAGCCCCAGTGACCGGGCTGACTTGAGCGAGGGCCGCCAGAGCATCTGGTCGATGATGCCGTACACCATCCAGTTGCCCCGGTCCCAGCGCGGAATGCCGGTGGTGTCATTCGGGCTGCCAAGCGCCTGGCCCAGATTGTTGTAGCGGTAATCGGCGAACTTCGCGGTATCGTAATAGCCGCCCAGCTTGTACACGCCCGGCAGGCCGGGGTTTTTGGTCACGTTCGTCATATCGGCGGGCTGGGGGTTGATCGCGTATTGCAGCTCGGTGATAAGCAGCGCGCCGGTGCCCATGTTGAAGTTGGTGCCGTTGGCGCCGTTATAGGTCTGGCTGGTTGGATCGGAATTATAGCCGCTGGCGGAACCGGTAGCCTGCTGGATGGGGGTTGAATTGTACCGGTTGCCGGGCGGGTTGTCGTCCGCTGCGGCAAACATGAAGGTGAACTTCTCGCTCGGCCGGTAGCGGATGCGGATGGCGGGTGAGGAGAGCGGCCATGACGGCCCGCCGCCATACAGGTTGACCGAGGGCGCCATGGGCCAGCCAAAGTTGGCGTTGAGGTAGAGCGAGGCGTAATCGCTGATCAGGAACTCGGTATCAAGATCCTGCTGGCCGATCTTCACATCCAGTTTGCCCTTGAGGAAGGACTGCTGGTACCACAGCTCGAACAGCCGGGTGGAGCGGTCGGCCTCGAACCCGCTGACAGGGTTGAAGTTGGCCAGATGATCCTGCGAGATCGAGCGCCCGCGTGTCTGCAGCGCGCTGACATTGAACAGCCCGCCCTTGAGGCCGAACAGCTTTTCGGTATCCACGGTAAGCGTGGGCATGGTCACGCCATCATAGGCAGGCCCGGTGCCTGAGCCACTGGAGCCATCATTGCTGGAAGGCGAGCCGCCGGTGCCGTTACCCCAGACTTCATCAACTTCCTGAATGTCGAAGCTGATGCCGTGTTTGTACAGCCACGGCCGCGCGCCCCACATATTGCCCAGCAGGTTGCCGCTGGTATCCAATTTGTCGCCATCGCCTGCGGCTTTTTCTTCCGCATCAGCCGTGGCGCGTTCAGAATCGCGCACCGTGGCGGGGTCGATCTGCACGATCAGCGGCGTGGAATTGCCCAGGCGGGCACGGTCCTGCGCAATCTGGGTCTGGGCGTGGGCTACGGTGCAGCAGGTGCCGCTCAGGGCGCCCGACAGCAGCAGCATGTGCGACAGGGATTGCCGACGCGGGAGGAGAATATGCAATTTCATGGTGGAAACATCCCGTCAGGATGGGTCTGGCGCCCTGGCGCCAGAAAATGACAGGCCGCAGAAGAGGCCCGTCGCTGCTACGGCATACGGGATGTCAGGTCGGAGGACGCATGGTCTCATATCCATCTCCGGTCAGGCCCGCCCGGCGATATCGTTAAAGGACAATGGCAGGTCTCCTGACTTGCGGGTCATTGCACTCCATCTCCCTTCCCGGCCGGAGCCAGTGGTTGCCGTTGGTATGGCACCAGATGAAGCACTCTCCGCCTACAGTTGCGGGTACAGTTGCCGACTGCGCCCCCGGGCCTGATTACCCTGCCGGAGCTTACGGCATTCCCTTTTTCACCCGTTTGCACGGGACCATTGACTTGTCGGGCAGGACTATACCGTGCGCGGATCAATGCGCAAGCTCAGCCCGGCTGTGCATCCAGCAGGGTGGCGACTTCATCTGCCGTGGGCGCGGCCTCGGCGGCTCCTGCGCGCGTGGTGGCCAGCGCGCCGCAGCCTGCAGCAAAACGCACGGCTTCGGGCATATCCGCTCCGCGCGCCAGCGCCGTGGCCAGACCGGCGTTGAAGCAGTCACCCGCTGCCACCGTGTCGATTGCCTTGACGCGGAAGGGCGGCACAAATCCCCGTGCCGCCGGGGTGGACCACACCACGCCCCGATGCCCCAGCTTGATGATGACCGTATGCGTGCCGCGTGCGTGCAGGATACGGGCGGCGGCCAGGGATGTGGCCTCATCGGTGGGGGTGATGCCGGTCAGGGCCTGTGTTTCGATCTCGTTGGGGGTAATGATGCTGGCCATGGCGTACAGCGCCGCGGGCAGTCCGGTATCCGGCACGGGGGCGGGGTCGAGCATGACGGGTATGCCACGCCCGTGTGCCGTGCGTGCCATGGCCAGCACAAGCTGCGGGTCCATTTCCATCTGCAGCATGAGCATCGCGGCATTGTCCAGCACCGGGGCAAGGATTGCGGCGCACTGGCCGCCATGTGCCATGTTGGCACCGCCATCGACAAGGATCTGGTTCTGGCCTGCATGGTTGATGGTAATGAAGGCGCGCCCGGTTCCCGCTGTTGCATCGGCCATCAGGCAGCGCGTATTTACGCCGGCTTCAGCCAGGGTGGCGCGTGCCATCTCTGCCAGCATGTCCTGCCCGGTCCAGCCTGCAAGGGCCACGTCCTGGTCCAGCCGTGCTACGGCAATGGCCTGGTTGGCTCCCTTGCCACCCAGCCCGGTGCTGGAGGCATGCACATGCAGCGTCTCGCCCGGCCGGGCAAAACGCGCGACATGCACGACAAAATCAATATTCGTGCTGCCAGTGACGGCAATGGCGGACGGCTTTGACATGCTGGCCCCTGTGGTGGTGAATGCGGGGGCACAGACATACCAGCATGCCCATGGAATGTGGGGCAAAACATGCAGAAGTTCTGGTGAAGTTGTTTTCAAAGCAGAGCGAAAAAACAGCCAGCCTGTCACACTGACGGCAATTTTCCCGCCCCGTGCCATCTTTTGCAGGACATCATTGCCCCGACTGGGTTTTCTGAAAAACCCTTCGCCCGGAACATTCCTGTGTTTTCAGGTCATGTCAGGCAACCGGCACGCTTTCCGCCCGGCGTTCCCTGATCCATGTATCAAGGGCTGCGGTATCCATCGGGCGGCCAAAGTAATAGCCCTGTATCACATCGCAATCGATGTTGCGCAGCTGGGCGCACTGGGCGGCATCTTCCACCCCTTCGGCCACCACGGTCATGCCCAGAGTGTGGCCGATGCGGATGATGGCGGTCACCACCTGCCGCACGTTGCCGGTGCTGCCAAAGCCGTTCATGAAGCTGCGGTCGATCTTGACCTCGCTTATGGGCAGGCTGGCAAGGTTGGACAGGCTGGAATACCCGGTGCCGAAATCATCCATCGACAGGCCGATGCCCAGTTCGCGGATGGCCCGGGCGGTTGCCACCGTCTGCTCGAAGTTCTCGATCATGGCGGTCTCGGTCAGTTCCACGATCAGGCGTTCGGGTGGCACGTTGGTCTCGTGCAGGATGGTGGCAAGCTGCGCCACGAGTTCGGGGTCCTGAAACTGGATGGCCGATACATTGACCGATACGGTGGGCACACGAATGCCGCGGGCGATCCACTGCGCCATCTGCGTGCATGCCGCGCGTAGAGACCATACGCCAATGGCGCCGATCTGCCCCGTTTCCTCCGCCACGGGAATGAACCGCCCCGGCGAGACCATGCCCAGCGCCGCATCGTTCCAGCGTGAGAGTGCCTCCACGCCATGCAGTTCACCCGTGCTCAGGTCCACCTGCGGCTGGTAGACAAGGGTCAGCCGGTTATCGGCAATGGCCTCGCGCAGGGCGGAGGCGAGGATGATGTGATCTTCCGCCTGCCGGTTCATGGAGGGGTGGAAGAAGCGGTAGCAGCACCGCCCCGCCTTCTTGGCCTGCGCCAGCGCGGTATAGGCCTGGCGCAGCGTTTCCTCCACCGCCTGCCCGTCCTGGTGGGTGCTGATGCCGATGCTGCCCGAAATGTTGATGGGAATGCCATCGACCGTAAACGGCTCTTCAAGCGTGTGGAGGATACGCTCGGCCAGATGCGTGATGTTGGTGGCATCCTGCGTGGTCAGCACCACGAATTCATCGCCCTCCGTGCGCACCAGCACGTCGCGCCCCACAATGCCGTGGCGCAGGCGCCCCGCGAGTTCGAGCAGCATCTGGTCGGCCCGGCCCTGCCCAAGCGCCTGCACGATCTTGCGGAAACGGTCGAGGTCGATGACCATGATGCTCAGCGCCGTGGCAGGCGGCCGGGCCACGAGTTCGTTGAGGCGGCGGTTGAGCCACAGGCGGTTGGGCAGGCTGGTCAGCCGGTCGGTATAGGACAGGCGGATGATGGATTCACGGCTGCGCTGCTGCTCGATGGCCAGCATGGCCAGATGCACGCAGGCATTGACAATGCGCCGGTGCCACGCCCCCGGCTGGCCGGGCGTGCGGAAATAGAGCGAGAAGCTGCCCGCCACATCCCCATTGCGCAAGATGATGGGCACCGCCCACTCCGCCGCCAGCGCGTGCTCCGCCACGACCGCGCGCAAGGCGGGCCAGCGGTCTTCTGCCGCAAGGTCGGGCACTACCACTTCATGCGCGGTTGCGATGGCCGTGCCGCATGCGCCGCCCGCGGTGCTGGCCTCCAGCCCCTCGAACGCCTGCAGCACGGGCAGGGGCATGGCGCCATGGCCGCCGGCATGCAGCACGCCGCCGGTGCTGAGCATGACCACGGCCATGCAGTCCGGCGCGATCAGTTCGATGCGGCGGCACATGAAATCAAGCATCTCGCGCAGCGAGAACTGGTCCGTCAGCGCCTCGACCACGTCACGCTGCAGGTTGCGCAACTGCCGGTCATGCGTGATGTCGTGGATGATGATGATGATATCGGCCAGCGTGCCGTCATCCCCGTAATGCGGCGTGACCGCGCAGCGCAGCCACAGCGCCACGCCCTGCGGGCCACGGGCCTGCACATCCACCTCGAAACCGGTGCGGCGGGCAAGATGCGCGCGCAACTGGCGCAGGGTGCCGATATCGTTTTCCGCCCCTGCCAGCAGCGTGCCGAAAGGGGCGCCATGCAGCGCGTTGCGCTCCACGCCGAGCATGGTGGCGATGGCCGCATTGGCGTGGGTGATGCGGTACTGCGCATCAAGCACCACAATGCCCCGGTCGGTCGCCTGCACGATCATGGCGCTGATCTCGGCCTGCTCGCGCGCCAGTTCTTCATGCGTTCGGTCATGCAGGGCGATCAGTTCATAGGGCACGCCATCCCATTCCACGTTTTCACGGTACAGGCGCACGGGCAGGCCCAGCCCGTCCCTGCGGCGCAGCGTGGTGCAGTGTGATGGCGTGGCCCCTTGTTCTGGCAGGTCTGGCGTGGTGGCTGCATCCGCACTCGGCAGCATGCCCTTGGTAAACAAGCGGCCCAGACGGGTGGCGGCGAGTTCGGTCGCGCTGTAGCCGGTCATGGCGCAGGCGCGTGCGTTGCCATAGAGCACATGGCCCGCGCTGTCCGCCATCATCAGTGCCAGTGGCAGTTTCTCCAGAAGCGGGGAAGAAATCTGTGTGATATCTGGCATGATGGCGTCTTTCCACAAGGTCCTGGCCCACTGCTGCACGGCACACCCATGATAAAAAGGAGCGTAAAATGCGTGGTTTTTCAGGCGATAAGGGGCATTAGCGTATCTTTAACTCTATTGCGGCAGTTTTATGGCCTGCTGCTGTATTGTGTTTGCCGATCCATTTTTTCGTTTTGACTGTTCCGCCATCCGCTCATGCCGGGGCATGGTGCGGCGGTGGATCAGTATTCCGGTTTTTCTCCCTTGGCGGGAACGGAGGTGGGCGTGCCCGGCGTGCCGGCATAGGTCAGCAGCACGACGGTGCGGGTATCGCCCGTTTCCCCGCGATGCGTATCATCAACGGATTCGGCAAACGCTTCGCCCTGATGGAAAGTTTCCGTCCTACCACTATCACGATCATGAATCGTCAGCTGCCCTTCCAGCACGTAACCCGCGTTGGGCACGGGGTGGGTGTGCCATGGCAGCGCGGTATGGGCGGGAATGGTCAGGCGGATCATGGTCAGTTCCGGGCGCGTGGTGGGG
This is a stretch of genomic DNA from Komagataeibacter xylinus. It encodes these proteins:
- a CDS encoding ribokinase encodes the protein MSKPSAIAVTGSTNIDFVVHVARFARPGETLHVHASSTGLGGKGANQAIAVARLDQDVALAGWTGQDMLAEMARATLAEAGVNTRCLMADATAGTGRAFITINHAGQNQILVDGGANMAHGGQCAAILAPVLDNAAMLMLQMEMDPQLVLAMARTAHGRGIPVMLDPAPVPDTGLPAALYAMASIITPNEIETQALTGITPTDEATSLAAARILHARGTHTVIIKLGHRGVVWSTPAARGFVPPFRVKAIDTVAAGDCFNAGLATALARGADMPEAVRFAAGCGALATTRAGAAEAAPTADEVATLLDAQPG
- a CDS encoding EAL domain-containing protein, whose amino-acid sequence is MPDITQISSPLLEKLPLALMMADSAGHVLYGNARACAMTGYSATELAATRLGRLFTKGMLPSADAATTPDLPEQGATPSHCTTLRRRDGLGLPVRLYRENVEWDGVPYELIALHDRTHEELAREQAEISAMIVQATDRGIVVLDAQYRITHANAAIATMLGVERNALHGAPFGTLLAGAENDIGTLRQLRAHLARRTGFEVDVQARGPQGVALWLRCAVTPHYGDDGTLADIIIIIHDITHDRQLRNLQRDVVEALTDQFSLREMLDFMCRRIELIAPDCMAVVMLSTGGVLHAGGHGAMPLPVLQAFEGLEASTAGGACGTAIATAHEVVVPDLAAEDRWPALRAVVAEHALAAEWAVPIILRNGDVAGSFSLYFRTPGQPGAWHRRIVNACVHLAMLAIEQQRSRESIIRLSYTDRLTSLPNRLWLNRRLNELVARPPATALSIMVIDLDRFRKIVQALGQGRADQMLLELAGRLRHGIVGRDVLVRTEGDEFVVLTTQDATNITHLAERILHTLEEPFTVDGIPINISGSIGISTHQDGQAVEETLRQAYTALAQAKKAGRCCYRFFHPSMNRQAEDHIILASALREAIADNRLTLVYQPQVDLSTGELHGVEALSRWNDAALGMVSPGRFIPVAEETGQIGAIGVWSLRAACTQMAQWIARGIRVPTVSVNVSAIQFQDPELVAQLATILHETNVPPERLIVELTETAMIENFEQTVATARAIRELGIGLSMDDFGTGYSSLSNLASLPISEVKIDRSFMNGFGSTGNVRQVVTAIIRIGHTLGMTVVAEGVEDAAQCAQLRNIDCDVIQGYYFGRPMDTAALDTWIRERRAESVPVA
- a CDS encoding cupin domain-containing protein — translated: MPLHPARVAAACLCLASLATTAAHGQTVASGHRDILLQADHSWNGVAYGPYPTTRPELTMIRLTIPAHTALPWHTHPVPNAGYVLEGQLTIHDRDSGRTETFHQGEAFAESVDDTHRGETGDTRTVVLLTYAGTPGTPTSVPAKGEKPEY
- a CDS encoding carbohydrate porin, with product MLLLSGALSGTCCTVAHAQTQIAQDRARLGNSTPLIVQIDPATVRDSERATADAEEKAAGDGDKLDTSGNLLGNMWGARPWLYKHGISFDIQEVDEVWGNGTGGSPSSNDGSSGSGTGPAYDGVTMPTLTVDTEKLFGLKGGLFNVSALQTRGRSISQDHLANFNPVSGFEADRSTRLFELWYQQSFLKGKLDVKIGQQDLDTEFLISDYASLYLNANFGWPMAPSVNLYGGGPSWPLSSPAIRIRYRPSEKFTFMFAAADDNPPGNRYNSTPIQQATGSASGYNSDPTSQTYNGANGTNFNMGTGALLITELQYAINPQPADMTNVTKNPGLPGVYKLGGYYDTAKFADYRYNNLGQALGSPNDTTGIPRWDRGNWMVYGIIDQMLWRPSLKSARSLGLFVRATGNSGDRNLISFAIDAGLNLKAPFRGRDNDTIGLGWGIGRASSGERQFDRNSALSAYTPVQGNENHLELTYQAQVTPWMVMQPDFQYVWNPSGGVPDYGVSYNRRVGNEAIFGLHSNITF